TTCAAAACTAGGGAAATTTTATGACGGAGGAAAATTAACTCATTGAAATTATTTAAAGCAGATTTTTACTAGAAGAGTTTTGAGAGTTGTTTTTTAATTTGTATTAGAACGGTTGTAATGAGCTGTGCCGGCACAAACTTGTTGAAGTTGTGGACTACAGCCTCCATGAGCTGCCCCCGCTCTCGCAATTCTTCCAACAAATGCTCAAGGTCTCGTGCTGGAAAACCCGTCGCTTTGGCTGTCTGTTCCCAATGTCGTCTTTGGATCTGCCCGAGGTGATAATGTTTTCTGTTTCCGATGGCCATGGCCTGTTTGGCTTGTTTTGGTTCGATCTGTCGCGCTACCAGGGCAGGCCATACTGTCACGACATCGTAAATCGGTGTGAGATAAAAACCGGTTGATAGCAAGTTGATGCTGAAATTTTTGGCGTGTCCGTCAATGGCCCCCAGCAGAAAAAAAACCAGTTGTGCCCGCATAAATTCTGAGCGATCCCGTTCACGCTGGTCGGAGGCGTTGAGGAAACTCATAATCTGTGCGATCCCCGGCCCCCCATCCGATTCATACTTTTGTGCCCAAGGAATGCCCAAGGCCTGACACAGGTCTTCCTGGGGTATGCGGGAAATGTCTTTCTTATTTTGGGACCAAAGTCGGTCGAAACGCTCAACGACAAGGCAATTGATGCCGCCAAAATTTTTTATATCTACTTTTGCAACCCTAAGACCAAAA
This DNA window, taken from Deltaproteobacteria bacterium, encodes the following:
- a CDS encoding type II toxin-antitoxin system HipA family toxin: MGRKRKQLRLQVLLNGQQVGTLTRSASGNVAFAYTDKWLQTTGSLPVSQSMPLRESPYQGATVEAYFDNLLPDNDEIRRRLAERMATNSNKAVDLLAAVGRDCIGALQFIPEGEPVSPPGPIQGEVLSEQEIGDLLRHLKTAPLGLDREKEFRISIAGVQEKTALLYWKGRWHRPKGSTPTTHILKPAMGKLSNGIDMSASVQNEWLCLKLAEHFGLRVAKVDIKNFGGINCLVVERFDRLWSQNKKDISRIPQEDLCQALGIPWAQKYESDGGPGIAQIMSFLNASDQRERDRSEFMRAQLVFFLLGAIDGHAKNFSINLLSTGFYLTPIYDVVTVWPALVARQIEPKQAKQAMAIGNRKHYHLGQIQRRHWEQTAKATGFPARDLEHLLEELRERGQLMEAVVHNFNKFVPAQLITTVLIQIKKQLSKLF